The stretch of DNA AATACTCAGCCTAACTTTCCTGTGCATAACAGGAGTAACGACCCAACAGTATCGTAAGTTATTTTATAATAATAAAACCATAGTAACTATTTTTAGTAGCAAAATGACCAAGATAATAGAAAAGCATAATATTAAATCTCGTAAACTAGCTATGACATGATAATTATTCAATTAATCGAAAATCTAGAATAGAAAAGAAACCTGTAAAATACAGGATTGCTTTTGTTTTACAGAGTAAATTTAAAGTTTCTAACTAATTAGAACTAAATTAATATTTATTGTTGTGTAAATAGCTATATTTAAACGAGATATAATATAGAGAGATAATGCTATGTTTAGTAAAAGTGGTATGAGTGACCTAATGAAACATGCTCAGAGAATGCAAGAACAAATGCAACAAATGCAAGGAGAAATAGCTAAACTAGAAGTGAACGGAGAATCTGGTGCCGGATTAGTGAAAGTTACTATTAATGGTGTCTATCATTGTCGACGGGTAGAAATAGATTCGAGTTTACTTCAAGATGATAAAGATATGTTAGAAGATTTAATTACAGCTGCATTTAATGATGCTGTTCGCCGTATTACGGAAATCAAAAAGGATAAGATGACATCTTTATCTAGTAGTCTACAAATGCCGTTAGGTTTCAACTGGAATATGCCCTTTTTATAGATAATCTACATCATAATTAGTAATTTAAGTTAATTATTAACTAAATACTAAATATATAAAATAATTTAAGTAAATTATATATTTTTATTTTTTTTCTTGAAAGACACTTTCCTTACCTTTATGGTCTATCATATTTCAACTTTTAGTTGTAATTTTAGATAAATAATAGAGGTAAGTATGATTCTTAAAGAACAAGAAACTCTGGGATTTCAGTCAGAAGTAAAACAATTACTTAATCTAATGATTCACTCACTTTACTCTAACAAAGAAATTTTTCTACGAGAACTGATTTCTAATGCTTCTGATGCTGCAGATAAATTGCGTTTTCTTGCCTTAGCAAAACCTGATTTATATGAGGGAAATGGTGAACTATATGTACGTATTATATGTAATAAAGAAAAAAGAACTATTACCATAATAGATAATGGTATAGGAATGTGCCGTACTGAAGTTATTGATAACCTTGGCACAATTGCAAAATCTGGCACTAAAGCTTTTCTAGAAACTATAGATGTTAAAAATAGCAAAAATAATCAGTTAATTGGTCAATTTGGAGTTGGATTTTATTCAGCATTTATTGTTGCACAAAAAGTAATAGTACGTACCCGAGCAGCTGGTGCTAGTGCTGATGAAGGTGTTCATTGGGAGTCTACTGGTGAAGGAGACTATATAATAGCTGCTATTAATAAGCCAGAACGTGGTACAGAAATCACTCTGTTTTTAAGGGAAGGGGAAGATGAATTTCTTGATGATTGGCGGATTAAAAATACAATAGGAAAATATTCTGATCATATCACCTTACCTATTGAAATAGCTACTAATTCTGAGAATAAGAATAATAATATTATTACATGGGAACAAATTAATAAAGCTCAAGCTTTATGGACACGTAATAAAGTAGATGTATCTGATCAAGAATATAAAGATTTCTATAAGCATCTATACCATGACTCAAATGATCCTATAAGTTGGAGCCATAATCGTGTCGAAGGTCAACAAGAGTATACTAGTTTACTTTATATTCCAGCTTCAGCTTCTTGGGGAATTTGGAATCGTGATCATAAATATGGCTTAAAACTATATATTAAACGTGTGTTAATAATGGATCACGCAGATTATTTTTTACCTAATTACTTACGTTTTGTA from Baumannia cicadellinicola str. Hc (Homalodisca coagulata) encodes:
- a CDS encoding YbaB/EbfC family nucleoid-associated protein translates to MFSKSGMSDLMKHAQRMQEQMQQMQGEIAKLEVNGESGAGLVKVTINGVYHCRRVEIDSSLLQDDKDMLEDLITAAFNDAVRRITEIKKDKMTSLSSSLQMPLGFNWNMPFL
- the htpG gene encoding molecular chaperone HtpG translates to MILKEQETLGFQSEVKQLLNLMIHSLYSNKEIFLRELISNASDAADKLRFLALAKPDLYEGNGELYVRIICNKEKRTITIIDNGIGMCRTEVIDNLGTIAKSGTKAFLETIDVKNSKNNQLIGQFGVGFYSAFIVAQKVIVRTRAAGASADEGVHWESTGEGDYIIAAINKPERGTEITLFLREGEDEFLDDWRIKNTIGKYSDHITLPIEIATNSENKNNNIITWEQINKAQALWTRNKVDVSDQEYKDFYKHLYHDSNDPISWSHNRVEGQQEYTSLLYIPASASWGIWNRDHKYGLKLYIKRVLIMDHADYFLPNYLRFVKGIIDCNDLPLNISREMLQHNRITQNLKNAITKRILSMLEKLATQNNEQYQNFWQHFGLVIKEGLAEDPNNSKSIARLLRFSTTHSKSMEQNVSLDEYVSRIAEQQEKIYYIIADSYAAANSSPHLELLQKKGIEVLLLHERIDAWMMNYLIEFNGKSFQLVSKADLKLDKFLNENTTEQKDMTKAFEPFIERVKKYLGDRIKEVRLTYSLTDTPAIVTIDSNNMTTHMAKLIVASGQNKPDIKYIFELNPLHPIVKKVSNTDNDIYFSEVIELLLDQALLVECGTLENPNQFVRRINKLLNHDTIVN